The DNA region CAGAAACCTGGATATACGAGTGAGTTTATTCATCTGCAGCTTTGATAACTACGAGTTTGCCGTGGAGCACACCCTTCAATGCCCTTAGGTGTTCTGCCAGTTTTTTCATTTCCAGAATTTTCCCCTTGATTGCAATTATCTCCATACAATGATGTTCTGAGATATGAATGTGTGTCGTTGAAATTATGTGATCATGCCAATCGTGCTGAAGATGGAGCAACTTTTCTACCACATCTCCAGCGTCGTGGTCGTAAATGAGCGTTAACGTGCCAAACCCCTCCGTAGTTTCGATTTCGGATGCAGTTTCAAGCAAAGCATCTCGAATCAAATCTCTTATCGCCTCAGACCTATTTGCGTAGCCCTT from Thermoplasmata archaeon includes:
- the nikR gene encoding nickel-responsive transcriptional regulator NikR encodes the protein MGVERFGVSVEKDLLDKFDAMIKSKGYANRSEAIRDLIRDALLETASEIETTEGFGTLTLIYDHDAGDVVEKLLHLQHDWHDHIISTTHIHISEHHCMEIIAIKGKILEMKKLAEHLRALKGVLHGKLVVIKAADE